One genomic window of Arvicanthis niloticus isolate mArvNil1 chromosome 24, mArvNil1.pat.X, whole genome shotgun sequence includes the following:
- the LOC143437701 gene encoding inactive 2'-5' oligoadenylate synthetase 1C-like: MVKDLSSTPACELDKFINDHLLPNTSFHDEARADIDFISAFLKERCFQGAAHPVRVSRVVMGGSYEEHTTLKGKSEANLVVFFSNLTSFEDQLNLQREFLEEIQKQLWQLEQEKQFKMKFEFQSSEQPNSRSLSFKLSFPQFQQEMEFDVQPAYDALYEQRNNHKPDTQIYSETYACLISVCTALKKEGEFSNCFIELQQNFLKHREPKLKRLICLVKHWYQLCKKKLRDPLPPQYALELLTVYAWECGSRDCDFNTAQGFRTVLELITKYKLLQIYWTVYYDFRHPEISNYLHGQLKKARPVILDPADPTRNVAAKNLLGWWPLAKEAASWLQCTCFRNCDMSLVGSWDVPMNVKFPQDCVLL, encoded by the exons ATGGTGAAGGATCTCAGCAGCACCCCAGCCTGTGAACTGGACAAGTTTATAAATGATCACCTCCTTCCTAATACCAGCTTCCATGATGAGGCCAGAGCAGACATCGACTTCATAAGTGCTTTCCTGAAGGAGAGATGCTTCCAAGGTGCCGCCCACCCTGTGAGGGTCTCCAGGGTTGTGATG GGCGGCTCCTATGAAGAACACACCACACTCAAGGGCAAGTCAGAGGCCAACCTGGTGGTGTTCTTTAGCAATCTCACCAGCTTTGAGGATCAGTTAaatctacaaagagagttccttGAGGAGATTCAGAAACAGCTTTGGCAGTTGGAGcaagagaaacaatttaaaatgaagtttGAGTTCCAGAGCTCAGAGCAGCCCAACTCCAGGTCTCTGAGCTTCAAGCTGAGCTTCCCTCAGTTCCAGCAGGAGATGGAATTTGATGTGCAGCCAGCCTATGATGCCCTGT ATGAACAGAGAAACAACCACAAGCCTGACACCCAAATCTACTCTGAAACCTATGCCTGCCTCATCAGTGTGTGCACTGCCCTGAAGAAGGAAGGCGAGTTCTCCAATTGCTTCATAGAACTCCAGCAAAACTTCCTGAAACACCGGGAACCCAAGCTGAAGAGACTCATCTGTCTGGTCAAGCACTGGTATCAACTG TGTAAGAAAAAGCTGAGGGACCCGCTACCCCCACAGTATGCCCTGGAGCTGCTCACAGTCTATGCCTGGGAATGCGGGAGTAGAGACTGTGATTTCAACACAGCCCAGGGGTTCCGAACTGTCTTGGAACTGATCACCAAGTACAAGTTGCTGCAAATCTACTGGACAGTGTATTATGACTTTCGGCACCCAGAGATCTCCAACTACCTGCATGGACAGCTCAAAAAAGCCAG GCCTGTGATCCTGGACCCGGCTGACCCAACAAGAAATGTGGCCGCTAAAAACCTACTGGGCTGGTGGCCGCTGGCAAAAGAAGCTGCTAGCTGGCTGCAGTGCACATGCTTTAGGAACTGTGATATGTCCCTTGTGGGCTCCTGGGATGTGCCG ATGAACGTCAAGTTTCCACAGGACTGTGTTCTTCTATGA
- the LOC143437457 gene encoding inactive 2'-5' oligoadenylate synthetase 1C-like, with the protein MAEHQSSTPMDLSSTLAWELDKFIEDHLLGDTTFITEIRADIDFISAFLTERCFQGAIHRARVSRVVMGGSYNEYTVLKDRSEVDLVVLFNNLKSFEDQFRRQEEFIKEIRKHLCQLQQEKQLREKFEVQSSEQPNSRSLSFKLSYPQFQQEVKFDVQPAYDALYEVRKKEEVDCEIYNKMYARLIRECNVRNKEGKYSICFVELQQNFLWKRPPEVKNLICLVKHWYQLCKEKLGKPLPPQYALELLTIYAWESETPDNCEGQTAQGFRTVLELVVKYLRLQIYWTFYYDLINERVNAYLYTQVKKDRPMILDPADPTWNVAGSNLEGWRLLAEEAKAWLKYSCFRLIDDTLVGSWDVPPEKACVFL; encoded by the exons ATGGCAGAGCATCAAAGCAGCACTCCCATGGATCTCAGCAGCACTCTGGCTTGGGAGCTGGACAAGTTTATAGAGGATCACCTTCTTGGTGACACCACCTTCATTACTGAGATCAGAGCAGACATCGACTTCATAAGTGCTTTCCTCACGGAAAGATGCTTCCAAGGTGCCATCCACCGTGCAAGGGTCTCCAGGGTTGTGATG GGTGGCTCCTACAATGAATACACCGTGCTCAAGGACAGGTCAGAGGTGGACCTAGTGGTATTGTTTAACAATCTCAAAAGCTTTGAGGATCAGTTCAGGAGACAGGAAGAGTTCATTAAAGAAATCAGGAAACACCTGTGCCAGTTGCAACAAGAGAAACAATTGAGAGAGAAGTTTGAGGTCCAGAGCTCAGAGCAGCCCAACTCCAGATCTCTGAGCTTCAAGCTGAGCTACCCTCAGTTCCAGCAGGAGGTGAAATTTGATGTGCAGCCAGCCTATGATGCCCTGT ATgaagtgagaaagaaagaggaagttgaTTGTGAAATCTACAACAAAATGTATGCCCGACTCATCCGTGAGTGCAACGTCCGGAACAAGGAGGGCAAGTACTCCATCTGCTTTGTGGAGCTCCAGCAAAACTTCCTGTGGAAACGTCCACCCGAGGTGAAGAACCTCATCTGTCTGGTCAAGCACTGGTATCAACTG TGTAAGGAGAAGCTTGGGAAGCCACTGCCACCACAGTACGCCCTGGAGCTGCTCACAATCTATGCCTGGGAAAGCGAGACTCCAGACAACTGTGAAGGACAGACAGCCCAGGGTTTCCGGACTGTGTTAGAACTGGTCGTTAAGTACTTAAGGCTTCAAATCTACTGGACATTTTATTATGACCTTATAAATGAAAGAGTCAATGCCTACCTGTACACACAGGTCAAAAAAGACAG GCCTATGATCTTGGACCCAGCTGACCCAACATGGAACGTGGCTGGTTCAAACTTAGAGGGCTGGCGCTTGCTGGCAGAAGAGGCAAAGGCCTGGCTGAAATACTCATGCTTTAGGCTCATTGATGATACCCTCGTGGGCTCCTGGGATGTGCCG CCAGAGAAAGCATGTGTCTTCCTGTGA